TAGGAGTTCATCCTAGTATACTAGATGAAGATGATCTTAAAAATGTATTTCTTAAATTTCTTAAGAAATTTGGTGTAGATTTATTAATTATGGGTATAATTGATGAGTATCAAAGATGTAATGGTTGATTATATGTTATAATAAATATGAGAAAGAATATGGGGACAAAGCAGATACAGGTTGGCTGAAAAAGGGGGGTTAATATGAAGAAAATCAAAGCGACTTTATTTATACTGATTATAACTTTATTTTTTGTAAATTATAATGTTGTAATGGCTGAAACTTTCTATTTAGATGTTTTTGGTCACTGGGCAGAATATACGATATTATGGGCGACCAATGAAGCCAACCTTTTTAATGGTTATCCTGATGGTACTTTCAGACCAGATGATAGTATTACTAGAGCTGAATTTATTACTATACTATATAGAGCAGCAATACAAAAGAAAATAATTAGTAATAATAATATAAATGAAGAGAAAAATGGATATGATGTAGCAAAAGAAAGTATTGATAATACAAATACTAACAATCAAGTTGATGAAAGTAAAATCGTTTTAGCGGATGATAATGTTGATAACACCAATAATATTGCTAAAGAAAATAATAAATATACTTTACAATATGATGACTTAGATAGCAATTTCTGGGCTTACAAAGAGATTTTATCAATAGCAGAGTTTATTGATAAATATAGTATTGGTATGAAATTTAAAGATATTTTCCCTGGAAATAAATTTGAGCCTAATAAATATATCACTAGGGAAGAAGCTACAATTTTATCTAGTTTTTTTACTACATTACCAATAGATGAAAATACTAAGGAATTTAAGGATATTGATCAAAATTATAAATACTTTGATATAATTAAAAACTTAGTAAATAATGGTATAATTAAAGGTTATGAAGATAGTACATTTAGGCCTTATAGGAACATAACAAGGGCTGAGTCAGCAACTTTAATTAAGAGAATATATTATGATATGGATTATTTAAGTGGAAAATATTTAGATAATATACAATTTGTTGATTATACTTTGGAAGATAATTTTAGTTTGTTCGGGGATTATTATAATAGAGAATTAGATGAGCAAGATATTTTGTATAAAAAAGCTGTTTCAACGTTAGAATATATTAATTTAATGGGTTATATACCTTTTGAGGAGCAGCATTTGTATCTTAAAGATCCAATTAAGGCACTTAGAGACCTTAAAGAAGCAGATTACTTTAATATTGTTGGAATTAATTATTATTTGATTAAGTTTGATAATATAAGTAATGATGAGAAGGAAAATTTAATTGTTGAGCTTTTAGATAACTATCAATTAAGAGATGATATTGATGATATTGAATCTTTATTAATATTTAAAGAATGTTTGAATTATAATATTGAAATTGATAAATTGGTAAGCAGTTTAGATAAGTGGTATGCTGCTGCAGAAGAAAATATAACTAAGTTAAATATACAATTCATAAAATCAAAAGTATATGTTAATAACAATGATTATGAAAAGGCAATAGAAATATACGAACAAGATTTACCAAAGGATGATATAGATATTTTAAAATGTTTCATAATGAATAAAGCTTATTTACAATATAAAATGAATGAATTTGAGAATGCAGAGTCTATTTTAAGAGACGGTTGGGAAGTTGTGAAGACAAATAGACATTATCTTTCAAATAAGAATATGTATGATAAGGAGTTTATTGGAGCAATTAAGAAGCTTCTTATGTCTCAGTCTGAATACTATTCTAAAATAATTCAGCAATAGAAATATACAAATATTGAAAGGAAGATTGTATGTTTAGAGTACTTACCAAAGCACTTATCAGAAAAGGAGAAGAAGTCCTATTATTGAAACGAAAAGATGGTTCATTCGGAAGTGGATTATGGGATATTCCTGGAGGGAAATTAGAATTTGGAGAGTTTCCTAGAGAAAGCTTAGAAAGGGAAATCTTTGAGGAAACTTCGTTAAAGGTTAAAGTTATAAGACCATTAAGTATTAGTTCAGGTATTAATGAAACAAAAACTAAACAGTATATTACTGTAGTGTTTTTATGTGATTATCAAGGTGGAGATATTAAATTAAATGATGAACATAGTGAATATGAATGGGTTAATATGAATAAAATAAATGATTTTGAAAAGATTTATTATGTAAATGAAGCTATTAATGAGCTTTTAGCTAACTAATGTGGCCTTTGGCCACTTTTTCTTTTTTGCAAAGATAAACAAAAAGACGAATAACGAATAGCAAAGGGCCAATGACTAAAACCAAAATAAACTATTGCCTGTTAGCTGCCTCCTGTTCTCTAATAAATCTTATTTGACATTACAGAAACTTTGAAATATTATAAAATTACAGAAAATTCTACAAGAGGTGATTTTTATGTTTGAAGATATTAGCCAGGTAATTAGTTTTTGCGAAAAAGAAGGGATAAAAATAGTTGACTTTAAAGTAGTAGATTTAGCAGGAAGATGGCATCATTTGTCGATACCAGTAGAAAGATTTGATGAAAAGATATTAGAAGATGGTATAGGTTTTGATGGGTCAAGCTATGGTTTTTTAAGCGTTGAAAAATCAGATATGATTTTCAAACCTGATATTAGGACAGCCTTTGTAGATCCTTTTTGTGAAGTACCAACATTAAGTATGATTGCTGATATATATCAAATTACAGATAAAAGCGAAAGATTTCAGTCAGATCCTAGATATATTGCCGAAAAGGCAGAAAAATACTTAAAAGAAACAGGAATTGCAGATGAAAATATTATTGGACCCGAATTTGAATTTTATGTATTTGATCATATATCATTTATTAACAAAAGTAATCATCAAGAGATATATATAGATACTGAACAAGCATATTGGAATAATGGCAATAAAGATTATCAAAATTTAGGATATAAAGTGGAGTTTCAAAAAGGTTATCATGTAGATTTACCAAAAGATGTTACTAATGATTTAAGGTCTAAAATCACTAGACAATTAGAAGAATTAGGTATACCAGTTAAATATCATCATCATGAGGTTGGAGGATCAGGCCAAGTAGAAATAGAAACTCAATTTGGTAGACTAAAAGAAATGGCAGACAAAACTTTGATTTTAAAATATGTTGTTAAGAATTTAGCTATGCAAGAAGGTAAGACTGTTACTTTTATGCCAAAACCTTTGTATGGAGAAGCTGGAAGTGGAATGCATGTACATATGCAACTTTTTAAAGAAGGTAAACCAATTTTCTATGATGAGAAAGGATATTCCGGATTAAGTGATATAGCTTTATATTATATTGGAGGTATTTTAAGACATGCTTCAGCAATACTTGCATTTACAAACCCTAGCACAAATTCTTATAAAAGGTTAGTTCCTGGATATGAAGCACCTGTTAGTATATGTTTTGCTACTGCGAATAGAAGTTCAGTAATAAGGATACCAGGTTATGCTAAAAAACCAGAGAAAAAGAGATTTGAATTTAGACCTTCAGATGCAACTGCTAATCCATATTTGGCTTTTTCTGCACTTTTATTAGCAGGTATTGATGGAATAATAAATAAAATAGACCCTGTAAAGGAAGGTTATGGACCTTATGATGTAAATATTTTTGATTTATCTGAGGAACAAAGAAAGAAAATTAAGAGCTTACCAAAATCATTAGATGAAGCAGCTGATGCATTAGAAAAAGATCATGAGTTTTTACTTGCAGGTGGTGTTTTTACTGAAGAGCTTATAAATGATCATATAAAAAGAATTAGAGAAGAAGCAAAGAAAATAAATATTATTCCTCATCCTATGGAATATAGGTTGTATTATGATTTATAAGCAGCATTTATGCTGCTTTTTTTCTTGAAATGAATTAAATATATAGTTAAACTATAAACATAGCATAAATGAAAGGAGAAAGAATGTGAAAGATATAAAAAAGGATGCTCAAACAGAAAAGTATTTACAAAATTTATATATTAATTTCTTGAAAGATGCTGGTATTATAGCTTTTTATGATATAGTTAGAGATATAATATTGATTAATAGATATATAGATGAGAAACAGGAATTATTTAAAAATCTTGAAAAAGAAGGAGAAGATATTTTAGATTTTTTTAAGAAGATTAATGACAAAGCATTAAGTATAGAAATAATATTAGGTCTAAGTGATATTGAGGATAATTTAGGTGAAGAGTATTTTACAAATTTAAAAGATAATATTGTTGATTTAATAAAATGTTTAAATAGTTATGCTACTGAAATGTCATATTCTTTAGAAATAGCTAATGAATTAATAAGTAAAAAATTGATAGAAGATAATAATGACTATGCGAATATGACAGTAAATTTTGAAAGGTTTTATAATGATGTATTTAAATTCTTAGCAACAGATAAAAACACATTACAGGAAAAAATTTCTGAAATTATACGTTTAGTGCCTTTTAGAATGTCTAAGCATAAATTTTATGATATTGTAAGAACTGCATTATTAAGTTATTTAAAGGATTTTAGCGAAAGCAGCGTCAATGATTATATAGAAGAACTAAAGAGTATATTTAATGGTTCATTAAGCTTACAATATGGAAAAAGCTTTGATCATTACTTTACAAAAGCACAAGGTTATAAAAAATTTGATTTTAAATTAGCTGATTTAAAAGAAGTTAAAGCATTAAAAGACGAAATTTCAAAATTACTTTTGGAAATATATGATTTAACGACAATATTAAGCAAACTTGGAGTAATAATAAATAAGTTTATAGTTATTGAAAAGACTAAAAATTATTTAACTAAAGATTTAGATAGAGAAAGTATTAAAAAAATAATAAAACAACTTAAAGAAATAATGAATGAAAAAAATTTAGAAAGAAGCCAAGAGTTATTATCGATTTGCCAAGAAGAAGTTGACAATATAATTACTTCTTTAAATGAATCGGCTAAATTGATAGAAGAAGCTGATAAAAAACTGATGAATGAGGAATATGAAGATTATTTAAATACCCTTTATTTTGAAATGATAGAAGTTTTTTCTTACTTAAAGGATCCAGGTTATGAGAAAGTTAAAGCATTAAATATGGATGATTTTAAAATTGTATCTAATGATTATCTGGAACAAGCAGTTGATAGTTTTATTCAATATATAGATCGAAATTTAATGGATATGACAAATATTTATAGAAAGGTTAGAATGAGAAGACTGTTAAGTACTTTAAATGAACAATTCAGTAGTATCGAAGAGTTTTTTGAATATCTGCAAAACTCACTTGGATTAAATATCTCCAAAAAGGATTTACAATTAGCTTTATATAATATTGCACAATTAATGTTAAGTTATGAACGAAAAACAAGCTTTAAAAAAGACTCCGATTAAGGAGTCTTTTTTATAATCCATAAGGAAATTATATACTTCATTAAATTGTGGATAATTCTAAATATAATTTCCATTTATGGATATAGGCAAAATATACCTTAATTTATTTTAATTGAAGATTTTGTTCAAACTTATTTTATGTTTATTTATAACTGTATTTGACCATAATAATAGTTGGATAGGAGGTGTTTTATGTCTTGTAAAGTTGGTATACCACAGGCATTACTTTACTATGAATATTATCCGTTATGGAAAGAGTTTTTTACTGAATTAGGAGCAGAAATAGTATTATCTTCAAGTACAAATAAATCTATATTAAATGCTGGAGTATCTAGTTGTGTTGATGAAGCATGTTTGCCTGTAAAAGTATTTCATGGTCATGTAGAGCAGCTTAAGAATAAAGTTGATTATTTGTTTATACCTAAGTTTATTAGTGTTTGCAAAAAAGAGTATTTATGCCCTAAATTATTAGGATTACCGGAAATGGTAAAGAATTCGATTGATGATTTACCAACAATAATAGATGTTGAGATTAATTTAATAAAATCAAATTCTAATTTACACAAGTCAGTAATAGAAATTGGTAATTATTTCACATCTAATAATAAAAAGATAGACTTAGCTTTTAATAAAGCTATTAATAGATTTAATGAATATAAAAAATTGTTAGCTAATGGAGTAATACCTATTGAAGCAATTAAAGTTTACAATAAATATATTAATAGCATTACAACGTTAAAAAATAGTAAATATAAAATTCTTGTTTTAGGGCATTCTTATAATTTATATGATGAATTTTTAAGCATGAAACTTATTGAAAAACTACAGAAAGATAATATGAAAGTGATAACTCCAGATACTGTAAGTATAGATAAGATAAATTATTATGCATCAAAATTACCTAAAAGAATGTTTTGGAGTTTTGGCAGAAAGATAGTAGGTGCTGCTTTTTATTTAATTGAGGAAAATGCAGTTGATGGGATAATATATATCTCTTCATTCGGTTGTGGCTTAGATTCTGTATTGATTGATTTGGTTTATAGAAAGGCAAAAAAATTTAAGGTTCCATTTACATTAGTAACTCTTGATGAGCATTCAGGAGAGGCTGGAGTTAACACAAGACTAGAGGCGTTTGTAGATATGATTATATGGAGGGACAGTAATGAAAATAACATTTCCACACATGGGTAATACTTACATCGCAGTTAAAGCAATGCTTGAAGATTTAGGACTAGAAGTGATTGTACCACCAAAATGTAGCAAGCGTACACTTGAATTAGGTACCAAGTACTCACCAGAATCAATTTGTTTACCTTTAAAAATTAATATAGGTAATTATATTGAGAGTATAGAGAGAGGAGCAGATACAATATTAATAACTGGTAGTTGTGGTCCTTGTAGATTTGGGTTTTATTCAGTAATTGAAAAAGAGATTTTAAAAGATTTGGGCTATGATATAGATATTATAGTATTTGATCCTCCAGATGGTAATTATAAAGAATTTATAAATAGAATTACAAAAGCAGTAAATACCAATAATCCAATTAAAATATTAAAAAGTTTTAATAGGGGAAGAATTATACTAAAAGAAGTAGATAGATTATTTCAATTTTCAAATAAAAAACGTGCGTATGCTGTGAATAGTTATGAAGTAGATAAAATTATGCAAAAGTTTAGTGAAGGTGTTCTTAAAGTAAAAGGAGTCATAGAGACTAAAAAGTTGATAAAAAGAATTTTTAAAGAACTTGAAAAAATAGAGGTTGATAATACGAAACGTCCATTAAAAGTTGGAATAGTAGGCGAAATATATACTGTTATTGAGCCGTATGTTAATTTAGATATTGAGAGAAAACTTGGCCATATGGGAGTTTTGGTAGATAAGTTTTTAACTCCATCTAGATGGGTAGAGCATAATCTTACACTTGGTCATTTAGGGTTAAGTGAAGAAAGGAAGGCTTGGAAGGCAGCAAAGCCTTACATAAGAACTCTAGTTGGTGGGCATGGAAGAGAGACTGTTGGAAGTGCAATTATGTATGCAGAAAAAGGATATGATGGCGTTATACAACTTTTGCCATTTACTTGCATGCCAGAAATAGTAGCTGAAACAATACTTAAAACTGTTGCAAAGGATTATGATATTCCAATATTGACTTTAATAGTAGATGAGTTAACTGGGGAAGCAGGTTATGTTACAAGGCTAGAAGCGTTTGTTGATCTGTTAAAAAGAAGAAAGGAGGAAAGGAAATTTGAAAGAGTATTATCTAGGAGTTGATGTAGGTTCTGTAAGTACAAATATTGTTATTATAGATGAAAATAATGATGTTATAGTAAAAAAATATATAAGAACTAAAGGAAGACCAATAAAAGCTATTCAGTCTGGTTTAAAAGAAATAAAAGAAGAAATTGGTGAAATAGAAATAAAGGGTGTAGGTACAACCGGGAGCGGAAGGTATTTATCAAGCATATTAATAGGTGCTGATATTGTGAAAAATGAAATTACAGCGCATGCAGTAGCAGCATTAAATTTTGTACCTGATGTGAAAACAATATTGGAGATAGGAGGACAGGATTCTAAAATAATTATTTTGAGAGATGGTATAGTAACTGATTTTGCTATGAATACAGTATGTGCAGCTGGTACTGGTTCATTTTTGGATAGGCAAGCTGCTAGACTGGGAATAGATATAAAAGAATTTGGTGAACTAGCTTTGAAATCAAATAACCCTATTAGAATTGCTGGAAGATGTGCAGTATTTGCAGAATCAGATATGATCCATAAGCAGCAATTAGGACATAATCAAGAAGATATTATAAATGGTTTATGTGAGGCTTTAGTAAGAAATTATCTAAGCAATGTAGGGAAAGGTAAGGAAATACTTGCTCCAGTTGTATTTCAAGGAGGAGTAGCAGCAAATGTAGGAATAAAAAGGGCTTTTGAAAGAGCTCTTGATATGGAAGTATATGTACCAAATCATTATGATGTAATGGGGGCGATTGGATCGGCAATATTGGCTAGGGAAGAAGTCAAGTCCAAAGAAGTATCAAAGTTTAAAGGGTTTGAAGTTGCTGATACTGACTATAAAGTTAAAGGGTTTGAATGTAACGATTGTGCGAATATGTGTGAAGTTATTCAAATATTGGCTGAAGATAAAGTGATAGCTAGATGGGGAGATAAATGTGGAAAATGGACGAATCTATCAGATATTAATTTACAGAGATTAGCGTAACCTGAGTTGAAAAAACTCAGGTTTTTTTGTAAAATTCTAAGTTATGATATAATAAAAATCAGTAAATTATGAAACTGATGAAAGGGAGTTATTATGGAAAAAAGAGCTATAGGGCATATAAAAAATACTTTATTTAATGGTTTGAAAAGTGGTTTACAGACAATGTTTTTTCTTTCAAAAATCATTATAGCTGTTTATTTTATTATAACATTTCTTAAATACACACCTATTATAGATTGGATTGCTAATCTTTTTTCGCCTTTTATGAATATTTTGGGATTACCTGGAGAAGCAGCTATAGTATTAGTTTTAGGGAATGTATTAAATCTATATGCAGCTTTAGGTGCTGTATCTACTTTAACATTAACAGCTAAACAATATACAATAATAGCGGTAATGCTTTCTTTTTCTCACAGTCTATTTATGGAAACTGCTGTAGCAAAAAAAATCGGAATTAGTGCTTTAGGAGTAGTTTTGTTAAGATTGACTTTAGCTATATTATCTGGGATTATATTAAACTTGGTAATTTAGGAGGGGGTTAAACTGGACTTAATTTTGATATTTAAGGAAGCAGTTAATGGTAGTATTAATTCAATAATTACTATTGCTAAGGTAATAATACCTTTGATGATACTCATGGAGATATTGAAAGATATTAAATTTCTTGATAAGTTATCTGATTTATTGAAACCAGTAGCAAGATTTTTAGGAGTATCAAAAAATTCTATTTTTCCTTTGTTGATAGGTTTGATATTTGGTTTAGCATATGGGGCAGGTGTAATAATAAAATCTGCGAAAGAAGGTCAGTTAAAGAAAAAAGATTTGTATTTACTTATGATTTTTTTAGTTTCTTGTCATTCAGTTTTTGAAGATACTTTACTATTCGTAGCAATTGGTGCTAATGGATGGTTACTCTTAGGCTTTAGATTAATTACAGCTATAATTTTAACAATAGCAGTAGCTAAAATACTTGATAGGTTATTTAAAACTCAAGAAAATACGATGAAAGGTTGAAGGGTTTACAGTAATTATATAGAAGATATAAATAAGGTATTTACTCAATGTTATTTCAATTAAAAGTGGGGGATAGTATGGGTATTATAAAAATTGATGAAGTTACACCAGGGATGGTCTTAATTGAGGATGTTGAAGATTTAGACACTGGTAATATATTACTAAAAAGTGGAATTGTTTTAAATAAGAAAAATATACTCCATTTAAAAAATATGAATATAAGTTATATAAATGTTCTTGAAATAACTGGAGAAATAAAAGAAGTTAATAAAAATAAACAGA
Above is a genomic segment from Caloranaerobacter sp. TR13 containing:
- a CDS encoding S-layer homology domain-containing protein, with translation MKKIKATLFILIITLFFVNYNVVMAETFYLDVFGHWAEYTILWATNEANLFNGYPDGTFRPDDSITRAEFITILYRAAIQKKIISNNNINEEKNGYDVAKESIDNTNTNNQVDESKIVLADDNVDNTNNIAKENNKYTLQYDDLDSNFWAYKEILSIAEFIDKYSIGMKFKDIFPGNKFEPNKYITREEATILSSFFTTLPIDENTKEFKDIDQNYKYFDIIKNLVNNGIIKGYEDSTFRPYRNITRAESATLIKRIYYDMDYLSGKYLDNIQFVDYTLEDNFSLFGDYYNRELDEQDILYKKAVSTLEYINLMGYIPFEEQHLYLKDPIKALRDLKEADYFNIVGINYYLIKFDNISNDEKENLIVELLDNYQLRDDIDDIESLLIFKECLNYNIEIDKLVSSLDKWYAAAEENITKLNIQFIKSKVYVNNNDYEKAIEIYEQDLPKDDIDILKCFIMNKAYLQYKMNEFENAESILRDGWEVVKTNRHYLSNKNMYDKEFIGAIKKLLMSQSEYYSKIIQQ
- a CDS encoding NUDIX domain-containing protein: MFRVLTKALIRKGEEVLLLKRKDGSFGSGLWDIPGGKLEFGEFPRESLEREIFEETSLKVKVIRPLSISSGINETKTKQYITVVFLCDYQGGDIKLNDEHSEYEWVNMNKINDFEKIYYVNEAINELLAN
- the glnA gene encoding type I glutamate--ammonia ligase codes for the protein MFEDISQVISFCEKEGIKIVDFKVVDLAGRWHHLSIPVERFDEKILEDGIGFDGSSYGFLSVEKSDMIFKPDIRTAFVDPFCEVPTLSMIADIYQITDKSERFQSDPRYIAEKAEKYLKETGIADENIIGPEFEFYVFDHISFINKSNHQEIYIDTEQAYWNNGNKDYQNLGYKVEFQKGYHVDLPKDVTNDLRSKITRQLEELGIPVKYHHHEVGGSGQVEIETQFGRLKEMADKTLILKYVVKNLAMQEGKTVTFMPKPLYGEAGSGMHVHMQLFKEGKPIFYDEKGYSGLSDIALYYIGGILRHASAILAFTNPSTNSYKRLVPGYEAPVSICFATANRSSVIRIPGYAKKPEKKRFEFRPSDATANPYLAFSALLLAGIDGIINKIDPVKEGYGPYDVNIFDLSEEQRKKIKSLPKSLDEAADALEKDHEFLLAGGVFTEELINDHIKRIREEAKKINIIPHPMEYRLYYDL
- a CDS encoding acyl-CoA dehydratase activase-related protein; this encodes MSCKVGIPQALLYYEYYPLWKEFFTELGAEIVLSSSTNKSILNAGVSSCVDEACLPVKVFHGHVEQLKNKVDYLFIPKFISVCKKEYLCPKLLGLPEMVKNSIDDLPTIIDVEINLIKSNSNLHKSVIEIGNYFTSNNKKIDLAFNKAINRFNEYKKLLANGVIPIEAIKVYNKYINSITTLKNSKYKILVLGHSYNLYDEFLSMKLIEKLQKDNMKVITPDTVSIDKINYYASKLPKRMFWSFGRKIVGAAFYLIEENAVDGIIYISSFGCGLDSVLIDLVYRKAKKFKVPFTLVTLDEHSGEAGVNTRLEAFVDMIIWRDSNENNISTHG
- a CDS encoding acyl-CoA dehydratase activase-related protein encodes the protein MKITFPHMGNTYIAVKAMLEDLGLEVIVPPKCSKRTLELGTKYSPESICLPLKINIGNYIESIERGADTILITGSCGPCRFGFYSVIEKEILKDLGYDIDIIVFDPPDGNYKEFINRITKAVNTNNPIKILKSFNRGRIILKEVDRLFQFSNKKRAYAVNSYEVDKIMQKFSEGVLKVKGVIETKKLIKRIFKELEKIEVDNTKRPLKVGIVGEIYTVIEPYVNLDIERKLGHMGVLVDKFLTPSRWVEHNLTLGHLGLSEERKAWKAAKPYIRTLVGGHGRETVGSAIMYAEKGYDGVIQLLPFTCMPEIVAETILKTVAKDYDIPILTLIVDELTGEAGYVTRLEAFVDLLKRRKEERKFERVLSRS
- a CDS encoding acyl-CoA dehydratase activase; the encoded protein is MKEYYLGVDVGSVSTNIVIIDENNDVIVKKYIRTKGRPIKAIQSGLKEIKEEIGEIEIKGVGTTGSGRYLSSILIGADIVKNEITAHAVAALNFVPDVKTILEIGGQDSKIIILRDGIVTDFAMNTVCAAGTGSFLDRQAARLGIDIKEFGELALKSNNPIRIAGRCAVFAESDMIHKQQLGHNQEDIINGLCEALVRNYLSNVGKGKEILAPVVFQGGVAANVGIKRAFERALDMEVYVPNHYDVMGAIGSAILAREEVKSKEVSKFKGFEVADTDYKVKGFECNDCANMCEVIQILAEDKVIARWGDKCGKWTNLSDINLQRLA
- a CDS encoding nucleoside recognition domain-containing protein gives rise to the protein MEKRAIGHIKNTLFNGLKSGLQTMFFLSKIIIAVYFIITFLKYTPIIDWIANLFSPFMNILGLPGEAAIVLVLGNVLNLYAALGAVSTLTLTAKQYTIIAVMLSFSHSLFMETAVAKKIGISALGVVLLRLTLAILSGIILNLVI
- a CDS encoding nucleoside recognition domain-containing protein, encoding MIFKEAVNGSINSIITIAKVIIPLMILMEILKDIKFLDKLSDLLKPVARFLGVSKNSIFPLLIGLIFGLAYGAGVIIKSAKEGQLKKKDLYLLMIFLVSCHSVFEDTLLFVAIGANGWLLLGFRLITAIILTIAVAKILDRLFKTQENTMKG